The genomic stretch GACGAAGTCCTCAGTGAAATCAACGTCACGCCCTTGGTGGACGTCATGCTGGTGCTGCTGGTGGTGTTCATCGTCACTGCGCCGCTGCTGACCAACGCCATCCCCATCAACCTGCCCAAGACCGAGGCGGTGGCACCGGTGGAGCAGAAAGACCCGCTGGTGGTGAGCATCGACGGGGCTGGCAAGTTGTTCATCAACAAGGACGAGATCCAGCCGGACCTGCTGGAGACCAACCTCAAGGCGGCCAAGGCCAAGGACGCGGAAGTTCGTGTGCAGTTGCAGGCCG from Pseudomonas kermanshahensis encodes the following:
- a CDS encoding ExbD/TolR family protein; translated protein: MAFSTQDSDEVLSEINVTPLVDVMLVLLVVFIVTAPLLTNAIPINLPKTEAVAPVEQKDPLVVSIDGAGKLFINKDEIQPDLLETNLKAAKAKDAEVRVQLQADDGVNYGEVARAMAAIERAGISKLAVITAR